In the Streptomyces formicae genome, one interval contains:
- a CDS encoding MFS transporter, producing MTTDTPPLAGRREWIGLTVLALPTLLISMDMTVLYLAVPHLSADLGPSSTELLWIMDIYGFLIAGALVPAGALGDRIGRRRIMLFGAALFGIASALAAYATSPLMLIVSRALLGLAGATLMPSALSLVRVMFQRAGQRSFAVAVVMTSFSVGTTIGPLLGGALLEHFWWGSVFLAGVPVMVLLLAIGPVLLPEYRDPQGGRLDWFSAALALAAVLGVVYAVKHVSAAGPDLSFALTLVAGLALGVVFVRRQNHLDDPLLDLSLLRDRVINTSLGTYLLGLFAMGGTQLFIALYLQEVLDLSPFMAGAWMVPASVGTIVGSLLAPLLARRFRPATVITGSLLVAALGFATLSQVDGDDLALLITGYELVALGLSPMITLCTDLVISTAPPQRAGAASALSESSGEMGVALGVALLGTVGTAVYRTQLTDQLPDGLPEATADAARSALAGATEAAEPLPDALATPLLAAAHEAFASGLGVTAAAAGTIVLAAAVLAAVRLRHLPTHAQADGGRAEQGAGSESDPKAGVESDAGARSDRA from the coding sequence ATGACCACCGACACCCCTCCCCTCGCCGGCCGACGGGAGTGGATCGGACTCACCGTCCTGGCCCTGCCGACGCTGCTGATCTCCATGGACATGACCGTCCTGTATCTGGCGGTACCGCACCTGAGCGCCGACCTGGGGCCGAGCTCCACCGAACTCCTGTGGATCATGGACATCTACGGATTCCTGATCGCCGGAGCCCTGGTGCCCGCAGGCGCCCTCGGTGACCGCATCGGCCGCAGGCGCATCATGCTCTTCGGCGCCGCGCTCTTCGGCATCGCCTCGGCACTCGCCGCCTACGCCACCAGCCCGCTCATGCTCATCGTCTCCCGCGCGCTGCTCGGCCTGGCCGGGGCCACCCTGATGCCGTCCGCCCTCTCCCTGGTCCGCGTCATGTTCCAACGGGCCGGCCAACGCAGCTTCGCGGTGGCCGTCGTCATGACGAGCTTCTCCGTCGGCACCACCATCGGACCGCTGCTCGGCGGCGCGCTCCTGGAGCACTTCTGGTGGGGCTCGGTCTTCCTCGCGGGCGTGCCGGTGATGGTGCTGCTGCTCGCCATCGGCCCCGTCCTGCTGCCCGAGTACCGCGACCCGCAAGGCGGGCGCCTCGACTGGTTCAGCGCCGCACTCGCCCTGGCCGCCGTGCTCGGCGTCGTCTACGCGGTAAAACACGTCAGCGCCGCGGGCCCCGACCTGTCCTTCGCCTTGACCCTGGTGGCCGGACTGGCCCTCGGTGTGGTCTTCGTACGGCGCCAGAACCACCTGGACGACCCGCTGCTCGACCTGTCCCTGCTGCGCGACCGCGTCATCAACACCTCGTTGGGCACCTACCTGCTGGGCCTGTTCGCGATGGGCGGCACCCAGCTCTTCATCGCCCTCTACCTTCAAGAAGTCCTCGACCTCTCCCCCTTCATGGCCGGTGCCTGGATGGTCCCCGCCTCCGTGGGCACCATCGTCGGCTCCCTGCTCGCCCCGCTGCTCGCGCGGCGCTTTCGCCCCGCGACGGTCATCACGGGCAGCCTCCTGGTGGCGGCGCTCGGCTTCGCCACCCTCTCCCAAGTCGACGGGGACGACCTGGCGTTGCTCATCACCGGCTATGAACTCGTGGCCCTCGGCCTGAGCCCGATGATCACCCTCTGCACGGACCTGGTCATCAGCACCGCACCGCCCCAGCGCGCCGGAGCGGCCTCCGCCCTCTCGGAGAGCAGCGGCGAAATGGGCGTGGCCCTCGGCGTCGCCCTGCTCGGCACGGTCGGCACCGCCGTCTACCGCACCCAGCTCACCGACCAGCTGCCCGACGGCCTGCCCGAGGCGACCGCGGACGCCGCCCGCTCCGCCCTCGCCGGGGCGACGGAGGCTGCCGAGCCCCTGCCCGACGCCCTCGCCACCCCGCTCCTCGCGGCGGCCCACGAGGCGTTCGCCAGCGGCCTCGGCGTCACCGCCGCGGCGGCCGGCACGATCGTCCTCGCCGCCGCCGTCCTCGCCGCGGTACGCCTGCGCCATCTGCCCACGCACGCGCAGGCCGACGGGGGCCGCGCCGAACAGGGGGCCGGATCGGAGTCGGATCCGAAGGCCGGTGTGGAGAGCGACGCGGGGGCGCGCTCGGACAGAGCCTGA
- a CDS encoding MAB_1171c family putative transporter, protein MLLPATDLAALGTDAQVAGTVCMWTAVLLRLPHALGSRQQRELWLACLAAAAATTLDLDGVGDFVDRNSGSAHSVDLVRNVCGLISAFALLELVHSLAAGSRSRTLLRWLRVTACCVVVGAVALDTLHSPHGRHLILEGPSPTPSPPYWLLIIGTHLIANTLCLAVCVRRGRRSGNRSLTAALLLLGSGTAMAGVFWLGALSQLLGSAWSVPIQPFALALHGLLVAAALTVPTTRAARRALTDLGHLWRIWPLWRDLVEVCPQVLLAPRRSRLMEALWPQGPRRLLLYRKLMEIRDAILVLDQYATPELHSRARAFADTVSDGVPAHPYDGDTRAAAPPAEEHSAAVLAAVLKGARAAHLTGGEPRRDTPPIAPIGADTLADETTFLLTVARIYRSAPTSVHPHTPVPEEAPR, encoded by the coding sequence ATGCTGCTTCCGGCGACTGACCTCGCGGCCCTTGGCACCGACGCGCAGGTCGCGGGCACGGTATGCATGTGGACGGCCGTGCTCCTTCGCCTGCCGCACGCTCTGGGCTCACGCCAGCAGCGCGAACTGTGGCTGGCCTGCTTGGCTGCGGCAGCCGCCACGACGCTCGACCTGGACGGCGTCGGCGACTTCGTCGACCGGAACTCCGGCAGCGCGCACAGCGTGGACCTGGTCCGCAACGTATGCGGCCTCATCTCGGCGTTCGCGCTGCTTGAACTGGTCCACTCGCTCGCGGCGGGCTCCCGGAGCCGGACGCTGCTCCGCTGGTTACGGGTCACCGCGTGCTGCGTCGTGGTGGGCGCCGTCGCCCTGGACACGCTGCACAGCCCCCACGGACGGCACCTCATCCTCGAAGGCCCCTCCCCCACACCCTCCCCGCCGTACTGGCTGCTGATCATCGGCACACACCTGATCGCCAACACCCTGTGCCTCGCGGTGTGCGTACGCCGCGGGCGGCGCAGCGGCAACCGCTCCTTGACGGCCGCCCTGCTCCTGCTCGGATCCGGCACCGCCATGGCGGGCGTGTTCTGGCTCGGCGCGCTGTCCCAACTCCTCGGCTCCGCCTGGTCGGTGCCCATACAACCCTTCGCCCTGGCGCTGCACGGTCTGCTCGTCGCGGCGGCCCTGACCGTCCCCACCACCCGCGCCGCCCGCCGCGCGCTCACCGACCTCGGACACCTGTGGCGGATCTGGCCGCTCTGGCGCGACCTGGTGGAGGTGTGTCCGCAGGTGCTGCTCGCACCCCGGCGCAGCCGCCTCATGGAGGCCCTGTGGCCACAGGGCCCGCGCCGCCTCCTGCTGTACCGCAAGCTCATGGAGATCCGTGACGCCATCCTCGTGCTCGACCAGTACGCCACCCCCGAACTGCACTCCCGCGCCCGGGCGTTCGCGGACACCGTGAGCGACGGCGTCCCGGCACACCCGTACGACGGTGACACGCGCGCGGCGGCGCCACCGGCCGAGGAACACTCGGCCGCCGTACTCGCCGCCGTCCTCAAAGGCGCCCGCGCGGCCCACCTGACCGGCGGGGAACCGCGACGCGACACCCCGCCCATCGCGCCGATCGGCGCCGACACCCTGGCCGACGAGACGACGTTCCTGCTCACGGTGGCCCGGATCTACCGATCGGCCCCCACCTCTGTCCACCCGCACACCCCCGTACCAGAGGAAGCACCACGATGA
- a CDS encoding hemerythrin domain-containing protein, translating to MSNSTSLTPPSSTSEPVPDLTGMRLSHRALTGDITRLAELLASLAHTDVPEPRARAVAAYIHQDNAAVRHHHHNEDDTLWPLIALSAGHTIDLTPHVDEHSALDPLQDTCDEAAARWRTSAAASSTCSPATPKPRNRNSHGTTCIATRVRRMCCPARTHAALPEAAAADGSMPPVAARLPP from the coding sequence ATGTCCAACAGCACATCCCTCACGCCTCCTTCCAGCACGTCCGAGCCGGTGCCCGATCTCACCGGTATGCGGCTGAGCCACCGCGCCCTCACCGGCGACATCACGCGGCTCGCCGAGCTCCTCGCCTCGCTCGCCCACACCGACGTACCGGAGCCCCGCGCCCGCGCCGTCGCGGCGTACATCCATCAGGACAACGCCGCCGTACGGCATCACCACCACAACGAGGACGACACCCTCTGGCCGCTCATCGCCCTCTCCGCGGGGCATACGATCGACCTCACGCCCCACGTCGACGAGCACAGCGCCCTCGATCCGCTCCAGGACACCTGCGACGAAGCCGCGGCCCGCTGGAGGACCAGCGCAGCGGCGTCATCGACGTGCTCTCCGGCGACGCCAAAGCCTCGGAACCGGAACAGCCACGGCACCACCTGCATAGCCACCCGCGTGAGGCGGATGTGCTGCCCGGCCCGCACGCACGCAGCTCTTCCAGAAGCGGCTGCTGCTGATGGGTCAATGCCTCCAGTCGCTGCGCGTCTTCCTCCCTAA
- a CDS encoding helicase associated domain-containing protein, with the protein MPLPSLLGDGAVRQRKRNTEPCPFRATARTNAPNTTPNCPFCPTCWLLRCSRIPHGRVLAVARAPCRGPASRQGDAANVRGADPRTRNTAAQQFHAREGHLRVPRKHVEGLGFDAGANSSLPGVDGPVEVRLGTWLDNVRKRAGKLSTERRADLDQLGIRW; encoded by the coding sequence GTGCCCCTGCCCTCCCTATTGGGCGACGGGGCGGTCAGGCAACGCAAGCGGAATACGGAACCTTGCCCTTTCCGGGCCACGGCGCGCACTAACGCACCAAACACGACGCCAAATTGCCCGTTCTGCCCCACCTGTTGGCTCTTGCGTTGTTCCCGGATCCCCCATGGGCGAGTCCTGGCGGTTGCCCGCGCTCCATGCCGGGGCCCGGCTTCTCGACAGGGGGACGCGGCAAACGTCCGAGGAGCTGACCCACGGACTCGGAACACTGCCGCGCAGCAGTTCCATGCCCGGGAAGGACACCTGCGCGTCCCCCGTAAACACGTGGAGGGCCTCGGGTTCGATGCCGGGGCGAACAGCTCCCTCCCGGGCGTGGACGGGCCGGTAGAGGTGCGGTTGGGGACGTGGCTCGACAACGTCCGGAAACGCGCCGGCAAACTCAGTACAGAACGCCGGGCCGACCTCGACCAACTCGGCATACGCTGGTGA
- a CDS encoding class I adenylate-forming enzyme family protein, whose amino-acid sequence MATGESTSLAVDTPPLTIPSAFARSALARPLSPALTDGLLGLTYQQLQDETDDISRALAPLVNPGDRVALQLPRSAEYMVTYLAVLSLGATVVPLAHDLSAAETDTELASCAPVLLLQDPDLRGARPHRVSAASDRGGGASATVVHVPVRARADGDLTSLRSVCGAAEGAGPAPGRGANPAEPAVLLATSGSYGLPKRVVLTHSALLASARAHRASLDGATDATDATDATADATTGEGETTLAAVPLNFGYCNTVQIVGQLDSGGHVVLLDGDFLPSRFGRLVQEHRVTSTLLVPSMLRLLTLGDWHRAYDLSSLRHIVYGGAPTPPEILAGIEQRLPDVELVETYGQTEAGPRVTTMRRRDRQDHPGSVGRPLPGVEVAIRDRDFRPLPPGATGEIVVRGPGVMTGYHGRPEESARVLRDGWLLTGDLGRLDEDGFLYLRGRLRNVAIVSGMNVSLEEVEACLTAHPAVAEAVCGVRADDRAGETLVAWVRLAADGPGAGPGEQIAAPAGQAALLQELTGFCRERLSAHKLPRRIATVADLPRTRTGKIDRSALLARSRNVPGEPAAPGRGAPDVEEAVR is encoded by the coding sequence GTGGCCACTGGTGAGTCGACCTCACTCGCCGTTGACACCCCACCTCTGACGATTCCCTCGGCGTTCGCGCGTTCCGCCCTCGCGCGCCCCCTGTCACCCGCGCTCACCGATGGCCTGTTGGGCCTGACGTACCAGCAACTCCAGGACGAGACGGACGACATCAGCCGCGCCCTGGCGCCTCTGGTGAACCCCGGTGACCGGGTGGCCCTTCAGCTACCCCGCAGCGCCGAATACATGGTGACCTATCTCGCCGTTCTCTCCCTCGGTGCCACCGTGGTGCCCCTCGCCCATGACCTGAGCGCGGCGGAGACCGACACCGAACTCGCCTCCTGCGCACCGGTGTTGCTGCTGCAAGATCCGGATTTGCGGGGCGCGCGCCCGCATCGTGTCTCCGCCGCGAGCGACCGCGGGGGCGGCGCGTCGGCCACGGTCGTGCACGTTCCCGTACGCGCCCGGGCCGACGGTGATCTGACGTCCCTGCGGTCGGTCTGCGGGGCGGCGGAGGGTGCCGGTCCGGCTCCCGGCCGTGGCGCGAACCCGGCGGAACCCGCCGTGCTGCTCGCCACTTCCGGCTCGTACGGCCTGCCCAAGCGCGTCGTGCTGACCCATAGCGCCCTGCTCGCCAGCGCCCGCGCGCACCGCGCCTCGCTAGACGGCGCGACGGACGCGACGGATGCGACGGATGCGACGGCGGACGCCACGACGGGCGAGGGGGAGACCACGCTTGCCGCCGTGCCGCTGAACTTCGGCTACTGCAACACCGTGCAGATCGTCGGGCAGTTGGACAGCGGCGGGCATGTCGTGCTCCTCGACGGCGACTTCCTGCCCAGCCGGTTCGGGCGCCTCGTCCAGGAGCACCGGGTTACCTCGACGCTGCTCGTGCCCTCCATGCTGCGGCTGCTCACCCTCGGCGACTGGCACCGCGCGTACGACCTCTCCTCGCTTCGGCACATCGTCTACGGCGGCGCCCCCACCCCGCCCGAGATCCTGGCCGGCATCGAACAGCGCCTGCCCGATGTGGAGTTGGTCGAGACGTACGGACAGACCGAGGCCGGACCTCGGGTCACCACCATGCGGCGCCGCGACCGCCAGGACCACCCGGGATCCGTCGGACGCCCGCTGCCCGGCGTCGAAGTGGCCATCCGCGACCGGGACTTCCGCCCGCTGCCGCCCGGCGCGACCGGGGAGATCGTGGTACGCGGGCCCGGCGTGATGACGGGGTACCACGGCCGTCCCGAGGAGAGCGCGCGGGTGCTGCGCGACGGCTGGCTGCTCACCGGCGATCTCGGCCGCCTCGACGAGGACGGCTTCCTCTATCTGCGCGGCAGGCTGCGCAACGTCGCCATCGTGAGCGGGATGAACGTCTCCCTCGAAGAGGTGGAGGCATGCCTGACGGCGCACCCGGCGGTGGCCGAGGCCGTGTGCGGGGTGCGCGCGGACGACCGCGCGGGGGAGACGCTGGTGGCCTGGGTACGCCTGGCCGCCGACGGACCGGGCGCGGGCCCGGGTGAACAGATCGCGGCCCCCGCCGGACAAGCCGCCCTCCTCCAGGAGCTGACCGGCTTCTGCCGAGAGCGCCTGAGCGCCCACAAGCTTCCGCGCCGCATCGCGACGGTGGCGGATCTCCCGCGTACCCGGACCGGCAAGATCGACCGGTCCGCGCTGCTCGCCCGCAGCCGGAACGTTCCCGGGGAGCCAGCTGCGCCCGGTCGGGGCGCGCCCGATGTCGAGGAGGCAGTGCGGTGA